The nucleotide sequence TCAAGACTGTAATATCTACATCAAGATCACTATTCACTGATGAACCCATCTGTAAAATTCCTGCATTATTCACTAGAAAATCAATCTGCAATTACGAATACATAGTACATGAACGCTTTGGGTCGAATATTATTGAAATCTACAGCAGAACACATCAAAGCAGAGATCATGACCTTGCCAAACTGTTGAAGAGCTCTGGTAACGCAGTCTTCGTGCGAAGCGAAATTTGTAATATCCAATGGCACAACAAGCCTatgtaacaagaaaacaaagactATTATTTATAGTTATAATATATAACTGAACTTCAATCATTTTTtggagcaactgcagaataccctgccactttggtccacctcatttacatgtgtcgaGAGgttttgaagatcgaggcataacacaataaacatattcaatgacatgtaagTGAGTCGCCTtcttttggtttgaaaattttctgaaattgttttgagaaattaatggaagtaaaaaaaattcttaagctCCCGTCCCCCCACGCGACTGCTTTCCCTCACCTCGTGTAGaatgaagttttaaaaactaaaataacttGGAGCAAAACTTACTCAAGCACTGATTTTTCACTCTGTCTAATTCGTCTTTTCTCCTCGCTGATAGCACCAGTTTGCAGCCAAATTCAGTTAGCTTGTACGCTAAATGTTCGCGGATTCCGCTCGATGCACCAGTAATCC is from Pocillopora verrucosa isolate sample1 chromosome 7, ASM3666991v2, whole genome shotgun sequence and encodes:
- the LOC136282172 gene encoding dehydrogenase/reductase SDR family member 7-like translates to MIGVLEICVFLFVVLHILRIYFSDCDAVLHFYERFAKPPDKRLRGRVIWITGASSGIREHLAYKLTEFGCKLVLSARRKDELDRVKNQCLSKFFFVFLLHRLVVPLDITNFASHEDCVTRALQQFGKIDFLVNNAGILQMGSSVNSDLDVDITVLNTNVQGTISLTKAVLPHMIGEGNGQIVVISSAFAKCAAGPNTAVYAASKHALQVID